From a single Bacillota bacterium genomic region:
- a CDS encoding FeoA domain-containing protein, whose translation MAPERPGTSRPGRTVPLHALRPGQWGRIQALSGGRGLVSRAMAMGLTPGTPVCLLSSLGGPVIISVRGLRLAVGRQMAWRIQVDPGEAASPEPEGTRRV comes from the coding sequence GTGGCGCCTGAACGGCCGGGCACGTCTCGGCCCGGCAGGACCGTTCCCCTCCACGCCCTGCGGCCCGGCCAGTGGGGCCGGATCCAGGCCCTCAGCGGGGGTCGGGGCCTGGTCAGCCGGGCCATGGCCATGGGGCTGACCCCCGGCACGCCCGTCTGCCTGCTCTCCAGCCTAGGGGGTCCGGTCATCATCTCGGTCCGGGGCTTGCGCCTGGCCGTGGGCAGGCAGATGGCGTGGCGCATCCAGGTGGATCCCGGCGAGGCCGCCTCTCCGGAGCCGGAGGGCACACGGCGCGTATGA